Proteins encoded together in one Rhipicephalus sanguineus isolate Rsan-2018 chromosome 9, BIME_Rsan_1.4, whole genome shotgun sequence window:
- the LOC119404526 gene encoding PMS1 protein homolog 1, whose product MSLQKLDSRTARLLHSSQSIASVSSIVKEIVENSLDAGATSVVVKLVDYGLDRIEVIDNGHGVEEDDLPLVVLAGYTSKIRSSEDLLSLSTYGFRGQALAAIAAVSRVTVASGPQDSEQGLALCFDTQGNIASRKTLPWNGGMRVTIEDIFKNIPVRRKQMDTMKAKSVQLKKVQHFLHAMAIACPGVGLSLHHNKSVIWTKVPVKTMREAIAQVYGISTLQMLHYSEAHDDNIGTTIKLFVPDVSIKDKEKLPTSSEPEKSLLLVNGRPVRIKEMMQLLQNEFSLAIGAEDGSAMKHPISVVSVDVPPSELDVNLEPDKSAVVFTKKDAVFELFEGLVRKAFSSASAKDIGDDAVEDGVMTAQLPSDDLAARNRQDLRTVDDLDRLFDDFVMPGDVCEDLECQINKDLPVTPDGNKENMASLSEKAVVPPDETTAPRKDLPGVLSEKISTPSKNVAAPLPVPERQASLWSLGILQNTQGRTVAEPTRVGGAGIAEKRPMISPLKDRTPSKRMRMLTKPSGVQSWLKDMLGTQKRSAKEIYCASRKKEILSQVPEMPLMELSDLLEEGWTSLTPDEKQQYEKQAGKSPMECNKSLSVSQQAKESGPPKQSTSNWKRVELQFSMQSIKEHFEDYCLLSQQPLSLDTTLVGPLRGCPSDAWVVWHKAKLCTLNTARLRESITFKRLLASYPISSQEADPPIIVTPTILGSDLLWNTLLGMKNETRDASGYLYVTDPLLTCNGFHVRILPGSKAEIVKLPKDQALSEMVEILKTVSSCPSVTVATCRLPRTVALLRDEATRMVRNMPPKMSRDEVKELLATQQDLLQELCVHNRPICTRFFDMSTSFGHASEDTSSQVTL is encoded by the exons ATGAGTCTTCAGAAGCTAGACTCGCGCACCGCGAGGCTTTTACATAGCAGCCAGTCAATTGCTTCAGTTAGCAGCATTGTGAAAGAAATCGTGGAAAACTCACTTGATGCGGGTGCTACCAGCGTTGTCGTCAAACTG GTTGATTATGGACTCGATAGAATTGAGGTGATCGACAATGGCCATGGTGTTGAAGAAGACGACCTGCCACTGGTCGTACTTGCCGGCTACACATCAAAGATAAGAAGTTCAGAGGATCTCCTGTCCCTCTCCACCTATGGATTTCGTGGACAGGCGCTTGCAGCCATTGCCGCTGTGTCCAGAGTCACTGTCGCCAGTGGGCCCCAAGACAGCGAACAAGGGCTGGCGTTGTGCTTCGACACACAGGGAAACATTGCGTCACGAAAGACCTTGCCTTGGAATGGAG GAATGCGAGTGACCATTGAAGACATTTTCAAGAACATTCCAGTGCGAAGGAAGCAGATGGACACAATGAAAGCAAAATCGGTGCAGCTTAAGAAAGTTCAGCATTTTCTTCATGCCATGGCCATTGCTTGCCCTG GTGTGGGCCTCAGTCTTCACCACAACAAAAGCGTCATCTGGACGAAAGTGCCCGTGAAAACCATGCGGGAAGCTATTGCCCAGGTGTACGGCATCAGTACGCTGCAAATGTTGCATTACAGTGAAGCACACGACGACAACATAGGCACT ACTATAAAGCTGTTTGTTCCTGACGTGTCGATCAAGGACAAAGAAAAACTGCCCACTAGTTCCGAGCCAGAGAAGAGCTTGCTTTTAGTAAATGGGAGGCCTGTGAGGATCAAGGAGATGATGCAG TTGCTACAAAATGAGTTTTCTTTGGCGATCGGCGCGGAGGATGGAAGTGCAATGAAACATCCCATTTCTGTCGTCTCAGTCGATGTTCCACCAAGTGAGCTTGATGTGAACTTGGAGCCGGACAAGAGTGCTGTTGTATTCACTAAGAAG GATGCAGTGTTTGAGCTTTTCGAAGGTTTAGTAAGAAAGGCGTTCAGCAGTGCATCTGCAAAGGACATTGGTGATGATGCCGTTGAAGATGGTGTTATGACAGCACAGCTTCCTTCAGACGATTTGGCAGCTAGGAATCGGCAGGACCTAAGAACAGTCGATGACTTGGATCGACTGTTCGATGACTTTGTGATGCCGGGCGATGTCTGTGAGGACTTGGAATGCCAGATAAACAAAGATCTCCCTGTCACTCCTGATGGTAACAAGGAGAACATGGCATCACTTTCTGAAAAGGCAGTAGTTCCTCCTGATGAGACCACTGCACCGCGCAAGGACCTTCCAGGAGTATTATCAGAGAAAATTTCAACACCATCAAAAAACGTCGCAGCACCCCTACCTGTGCCTGAAAGACAAGCGTCACTCTGGTCTCTTGGTATCCTTCAGAACACGCAAGGGAGAACAGTGGCG GAGCCTACAAGAGTGGGAGGAGCAGGCATTGCAGAGAAGAGGCCCATGATCAGTCCACTGAAAGACAGGACGCCTAGCAAGAGAATGCGGATGCTTACAAAGCCATCGGGAGTTCAGAGCTGGCTGAAAGACATGCTGGGCACTCAAAAGCGCTCGGCCAAGGAAATATACTGCGCTAGTCGGAAGAAAGAGA TCCTGTCACAGGTTCCAGAAATGCCACTAATGGAGCTCAGTGATCTTCTTGAAGAAGGGTGGACTTCGTTAACACCTGACGAAAAGCAGCAGTATGAAAAACAGGCTGGAAAATCTCCGATGGAATG CAACAAGTCACTTAGTGTGTCACAGCAGGCAAAGGAAAGCGGTCCACCAAAGCAGTCTACATCAAATTGGAAAAGAGTGGAGCTGCAGTTCTCTATGCAAAGCATAAAAGAGCACTTTGAGGACTATTGTCTGCTTAG CCAACAGCCGCTCAGCCTGGACACTACACTAGTGGGACCACTTCGTGGATGTCCCAGCGATGCCTGGGTCGTCTGGCACAAGGCCAAGCTTTGCACATTGAACACTGCACGCCTACGTGAATCAATCACGTTCAAGAGGCTTCTGGCTTCGTATCCCATTTCATCGCAGGAAGCCGATCCACCCATAATTGTGACACCCAC CATACTTGGCAGCGACCTGTTGTGGAACACGTTACTCGGTATGAAGAACGAGACCCGAGATGCATCTGGATACTTGTACGTGACAGATCCACTGCTCACTTGCAATGGCTTCCACGTGAGAATCCTGCCAG GTAGTAAAGCAGAAATTGTGAAGCTTCCCAAGGACCAGGCATTATCGGAGATGGTGGAAATTCTGAAGACTGTCTCATCGTGTCCGTCTGTGACTGTGGCTACCTGTCGGCTGCCCAGGACGGTGGCTTTGCTCAGAGACGAAGCCACACGAATGGTTCGCAACATGCCACCAAAAATGTCGCGTGACGAAGTTAAAGAACTGTTGGCCACGCAACAAGACTTGCTGCAAGAGCTGTGCGTGCACAACAGGCCCATATGCACGCGCTTCTTCGACATGAGCACAAGCTTTGGCCATGCATCTGAAGACACCTCATCACAAGTCACTctttaa
- the LOC119404525 gene encoding protein transport protein Sec16A — MVTDTCGFEDHVAVSRRQRRDRAPGVATPAPMRRNCHGWEEQQESEEAAGASLSSLEKVSSVPGFTWSQSQSTLPARTEPAGCNAESDDLPAVPKTSVREDAKGFPLTSRFGAVSHLSGHACSDHDADRSRVAVTHLKRDANDSDLRARERGSLMAEDSEEQFYCRRNTNCKISTDAGRGREHEERRDSRPAFDRDGEEILNFRSCNSSEYGSRHRSGVVVGGENLKMDRQSKLKDDRRVSSEKYWEQYSRKGGRRRPKEDRTAGNVRNDYRRVHWRYDGYDDRSAYRGENFRPDYYEPDHFYNRSDQWWMTGASPEKRNEHWFVRAGDWRNNCQQSATCLNEQERRTELAHCKREPSIYSWDSRKGDNFSRHPQFHGVDRPTDVLNYRSCVDVSSDYNHGDYGIRRDGYSHCDCASRSQLESAYYDALYRNNPAYKEQVDAYYSRLGYSTAQLIDWWNEHAGPLSADAHSLRSQNFADNVVRHDEPQLQEVLKFPRPHPIARFCGANGLVKLVPTVSGNKLPQLVELHRLTPLFEKDPDFRELEAFPGPLIRSETHKENVIDYCKNKIASFAEIPDLPDRSSHVLLWELLVVMLRQNGVVSGTEIAELLVRDYETLEPTPSTPCSRPTCDGDADVSSRSSGVCTGSSFDEDIVVCDGSQLGTTSTSHVLAKFREYLLFGRKKCALEWAAKHGLWGHALSLASRMDAKTHAAMMTRFTNALSLNDPLHTLYQHLSGRQPAAVPLVATTKWGDWRPHLAMILSNSSTCPEADARNVTILGDALASHGCLAAAHFCYVVAHVEFGSYSRKSSKLVLLGADHRTLPFRRFASNEAIHCTEVYEYARSLSDPTYALLHLQEYKLLHATRLAEYGFLEEALRYCEVLAVAMARNCVSMQIAAQTFELANRLKYRVPQFSQFSLEQRELQKIDEAPWLDVLAQVTSKHLENKVVPQAGDNGTHQYDADSEEIRLMAEILSSDSGFQSHPIFTNGSDFFACEDDEYVLRQPEEYFSSYMDSSACKDVSSPVEQQTSVAETQAFAPTERWSPFTTERAAMDASQIQMPADHSFIATHRETVDESSLPQPSTVAQPSDARHFAATCSHTAESRVKVKDQSPLEDSQQSCSPAETDPARLDYYSASVYSQRPVTLTDSDHISGISCSTSPLHTHVRPEHSPSVSEPAKPATDRSREAARKSWLGAIFEKLTPKQPNQIILPDDTDPCIVWDEERKCWVDKNAPSGKTDGPMAPPPTDSSCGGRQNPYSNKQGQNRFHLSKQRSLRRRYVDVLNADSGKASGDSSLMSTTVLEYQPATTQDASQFFVPQPASQQCGNYSCDFVSCAPAPDQTSTAAPSLSSESSEHCYWPSPMPAATPMMFSPTSSTAVAR, encoded by the coding sequence ATGGTGACCGACACCTGTGGCTTCGAGGACCATGTTGCGGTGTCGCGTAGGCAACGCCGGGATCGAGCGCCGGGCGTGGCAACGCCCGCACCGATGCGCCGAAACTGTCATGGGTGGGAGGAGCAACAAGAAAGTGAAGAAGCTGCTGGTGCTTCGTTATCTTCGCTTGAAAAGGTGTCGTCCGTTCCGGGCTTTACCTGGTCACAGTCGCAATCGACGCTGCCGGCCAGGACCGAGCCGGCGGGATGCAACGCCGAGAGCGATGACTTGCCTGCTGTCCCGAAAACAAGTGTTCGGGAGGACGCTAAAGGCTTTCCGTTGACATCTCGGTTTGGTGCCGTATCACATTTGAGTGGTCATGCGTGCTCCGACCACGATGCTGACCGCAGTCGTGTTGCTGTGACGCACCTCAAGCGCGATGCAAATGACAGTGATTTGCGCGCGCGGGAACGTGGATCGCTGATGGCAGAAGACAGCGAAGAACAATTTTACTGTCGGCGTAACACGAACTGTAAAATTTCCACGGACGCAGGGCGCGGCAGGGAGCACGAAGAGCGTCGAGACTCGAGACCAGCCTTCGACCGAGACGGCGAAGAAATCCTAAATTTCAGGAGTTGCAACAGTTCTGAATATGGTAGTCGCCACAGAAGCGGAGTCGTTGTGGGAGGCGAGAATCTCAAAATGGACCGGCAGTCGAAACTAAAAGATGATCGGAGAGTTTCTTCGGAAAAGTACTGGGAGCAGTACTCGAGAAAAGGCGGGAGACGACGACCGAAGGAGGACAGAACAGCGGGAAACGTTCGTAACGATTACCGGAGGGTGCATTGGAGATACGACGGCTACGACGACCGGAGTGCGTATCGTGGCGAGAACTTCCGGCCGGACTACTATGAGCCCGACCATTTCTACAATCGGTCAGATCAGTGGTGGATGACAGGAGCAAGTCCCGAAAAACGTAATGAACATTGGTTCGTCCGTGCTGGCGACTGGCGTAACAACTGCCAACAGTCCGCAACCTGCCTGAATGAACAGGAACGCCGGACAGAGCTAGCCCACTGCAAACGTGAGCCAAGCATTTATTCTTGGGACTCGCGAAAAGGTGACAATTTTAGCAGACACCCACAATTCCACGGCGTTGACCGGCCTACGGATGTCCTTAACTACCGGAGTTGCGTTGACGTGTCTTCTGACTACAACCACGGTGACTACGGGATAAGACGCGACGGCTACAGTCACTGCGACTGCGCTTCACGTTCACAACTGGAAAGTGCGTACTACGATGCGTTGTACAGGAATAACCCGGCCTACAAGGAGCAAGTAGATGCCTACTATTCTCGTCTAGGCTACAGCACTGCTCAGCTAATCGACTGGTGGAATGAACACGCCGGTCCATTGTCCGCCGACGCGCATTCGCTCCGCAGCCAGAATTTCGCCGACAACGTTGTCCGACACGACGAACCCCAGCTGCAAGAAGTGCTCAAGTTCCCGCGACCGCACCCCATAGCCCGTTTCTGCGGCGCCAATGGGCTGGTCAAGCTGGTTCCCACCGTGAGCGGAAATAAGTTGCCGCAGCTCGTCGAACTTCACAGACTCACGCCTTTGTTCGAGAAGGATCCCGACTTTCGCGAACTGGAGGCGTTTCCAGGACCATTGATTAGGTCCGAAACGCACAAGGAAAACGTGATCGACTACTGCAAGAACAAGATCGCGTCATTTGCCGAAATCCCCGACTTACCCGACCGGTCGTCTCACGTTCTGCTCTGGGAGCTGCTTGTGGTCATGCTCAGACAGAACGGGGTGGTCTCGGGCACCGAAATTGCGGAGCTGCTCGTTAGGGACTACGAAACGTTGGAGCCGACACCTTCCACGCCTTGTTCCCGGCCAACGTGCGATGGAGATGCAGATGTATCATCCAGGAGCTCCGGCGTGTGTACTGGCTCTTCTTTTGACGAGGACATCGTTGTATGCGACGGCAGCCAGCTCGGAACCACATCCACTAGTCACGTGCTCGCCAAGTTCCGCGAGTATCTGCTCTTCGGACGCAAAAAGTGTGCTTTGGAGTGGGCAGCGAAACACGGCCTCTGGGGCCACGCCCTCTCGCTGGCCTCTAGAATGGACGCCAAAACGCATGCAGCCATGATGACTCGCTTCACCAACGCTCTTTCCCTGAATGACCCTCTGCATACGCTGTACCAGCACCTGTCTGGACGGCAGCCCGCCGCCGTCCCTCTGGTTGCTACTACGAAATGGGGCGACTGGAGGCCTCATCTGGCCATGATCCTCTCCAACTCATCGACGTGTCCGGAAGCGGATGCCCGAAACGTCACCATCCTCGGCGACGCTTTAGCCAGTCACGGCTGCTTGGCGGCGGCGCATTTCTGTTACGTGGTCGCCCACGTCGAGTTTGGATCGTATTCTCGCAAGTCCAGCAAGCTCGTGTTGCTCGGAGCCGATCACAGGACGCTCCCGTTTCGCAGATTCGCGTCCAACGAGGCAATCCACTGCACCGAGGTCTACGAGTACGCCCGCTCCCTGTCCGATCCAACCTACGCGCTCCTTCACTTGCAGGAGTACAAGCTCCTCCACGCCACGCGACTCGCCGAGTACGGATTTTTGGAAGAGGCGCTTCGCTATTGCGAGGTTCTGGCAGTGGCGATGGCGCGGAATTGCGTGTCGATGCAGATTGCGGCGCAGACGTTCGAGCTGGCAAACCGATTGAAGTACCGCGTGCCACAGTTCAGCCAGTTCAGCCTAGAGCAGAGAGAACTACAGAAGATTGATGAGGCTCCTTGGCTGGATGTCCTTGCCCAAGTAACTTCAAAACATCTGGAGAATAAGGTGGTTCCTCAAGCTGGAGACAACGGCACACATCAGTATGATGCAGACAGCGAAGAAATAAGGCTCATGGCTGAGATACTGAGTTCAGACAGTGGTTTCCAGAGTCACCCAATCTTCACAAATGGTTCGGACTTTTTCGCATGCGAAGACGACGAATATGTTCTGCGGCAGCCAGAAGAATACTTCAGCTCTTACATGGACAGCTCTGCGTGCAAGGATGTTTCGTCCCCAGTAGAACAGCAGACCTCAGTGGCGGAAACGCAGGCCTTCGCTCCGACTGAGCGATGGAGCCCCTTTACGACAGAGCGCGCTGCCATGGACGCCTCTCAAATTCAAATGCCGGCCGATCATTCATTCATTGCGACACACCGAGAAACTGTCGATGAATCATCACTGCCTCAGCCGTCGACAGTGGCACAGCCTTCAGACGCGCGCCACTTCGCAGCCACGTGCTCTCACACCGCCGAGTCACGTGTCAAAGTAAAGGACCAGTCGCCGCTTGAAGATTCTCAGCAGTCATGTTCGCCTGCCGAAACGGATCCCGCTCGATTAGACTACTACAGTGCTTCAGTTTATTCGCAACGTCCCGTAACTTTGACCGACAGTGATCACATCAGCGGTATCAGCTGCAGCACGTCTCCTCTGCACACGCACGTGCGGCCAGAGCACTCGCCGTCAGTGTCGGAACCTGCCAAACCGGCGACTGATAGATCACGAGAGGCCGCCAGAAAGAGTTGGCTGGGGGCCATCTTTGAGAAGCTGACTCCGAAGCAGCCCAACCAGATCATTCTTCCAGACGACACTGACCCCTGCATTGtatgggacgaagaaagaaagtgTTGGGTAGACAAGAATGCCCCCTCCGGTAAAACTGATGGGCCGATGGCTCCGCCGCCTACAGACTCTAGTTGTGGAGGCCGCCAGAATCCGTACAGCAACAAGCAAGGTCAGAACCGGTTTCACTTGAGCAAGCAGCGCTCTTTGCGCAGGCGCTATGTGGATGTGCTTAACGCTGACAGTGGTAAGGCATCCGGCGACTCTTCCTTGATGTCGACGACGGTTTTAGAATATCAACCGGCTACCACGCAAGACGCATCCCAGTTCTTCGTTCCCCAGCCTGCAAGCCAACAGTGTGGCAACTACAGCTGTGACTTTGTTTCATGTGCTCCCGCACCGGACCAGACATCGACTGCAGCTCCGTCGTTATCATCAGAGTCATCGGAACACTGCTATTGGCCATCGCCCATGCCTGCGGCAACGCCCATGATGTTCAGCCCGACCTCTTCTACAGCAGTAGCCAGATAG